The Pelmatolapia mariae isolate MD_Pm_ZW linkage group LG9, Pm_UMD_F_2, whole genome shotgun sequence genome has a segment encoding these proteins:
- the LOC134634345 gene encoding collectin-12-like, which translates to MKDDFADEEEVQSFGYKRFGIQEGTQCTKCKNEWALKTSIALLYVLCTLLTIAVAILGYKVVQRVDSVSEGIANYGGKIIAVETDLKKLDDQTGEKSENTTTEIQAFKNNIWTLQRQLSAVEERIRSDQVKLNQLQNIGSDIQSSQGSIQGLLNINTATLRSVNGSLQSYGSIIEGLQEDTARLQRELQQQVKLQNQALLSISSLNLTQAQQRGLIAALQRSVDDTSQAIHKMRNDFQSLEQNTRQTRSDTEWLRSKVENLQILASNTSALAKSNNDSLEDVGTQLTFIANQLQNTSSLAEAHDQTLREIMDQQRDFGNLTSTKFDRLEVRLDESEQSIDRVTGNISFTTQLLGAINLNLNDLRTCSETVGRHSDFLLNLNNSMADVRTDATSLRSQQEELAARMDKEVTSLSIVMEEMKLVDTKHSQLITNFTILKGPPGPRGPRGDKGPQGLPGQSGQKGEKGDKGAPGIRGPRGEQGSPGPPGLPGLKGLPGIPGSTGSKGPRGSGGRAGPPGTKGEPGSAGLPGRDGQPGPQGVQGPPGIRGPIGPPGEQGPRGLPGPVGPSGPVGPPGQPGLPIRVPAVPFGPVSLQDEAVGPTIWAPGCPAEWLNYKDKCYFFSKDLQSFDHAKTTCESMSGSLLIINDMEEQKWLKRQIFGKGYFWMGLTDRQEERTWHWLDGTEPTFTKWKPGQPDNWGHGHEEGEDCAGLTHEALWNDFSCEDLISYICEKEMETSRSPGS; encoded by the exons TGGTGCAAAGAGTTGACAGTGTGTCTGAAGGTATTGCAAACTATGGAGGAAAGATCATTGCTGTTGAGACTGATTTGAAAAAGCTAG ATGATCAGACCGGAGAGAAGTCGGAGAATACCACCACAGAGATCCAGGCTTTTAAGAACAACATCTGGACTCTGCAGAGGCAGCTGTCTGCGGTGGAAGAGCGCATCCGCAGTGATCAAGTTAAGCTGAATCAGCTGCAGAACATTGGCTCAGACATCCAGAGCAGCCAGGGCTCCATTCAAGGACTGCTGAACATTAACACAGCCACCTTGCGCTCTGTAAATGGCAGTCTGCAGTCGTACGGCAGCATCATTGAGGGTCTACAGGAAGACACAGCTAGGTTGCAAAGAGAACTCCAACAGCAGGTAAAACTCCAAAATCAGGCGCTGCTCAGCATTAGCAGTCTCAACCTCACTCAGGCCCAGCAGAGAGGCCTCATTGCTGCGCTGCAACGCTCAGTCGATGACACCAGCCAGGCTATTCATAAGATGCGCAATGACTTTCAGAGCCTTGAACAGAACACCCGACAGACCCGCTCTGATACAGAGTGGCTTCGTAGCAAAGTGGAAAACCTGCAGATCTTGGCCAGTAATACCTCAGCTCTAGCTAAGTCCAACAATGACAGCCTGGAGGATGTGGGGACACAGCTCACTTTTATTGCTAACCAGCTCCAGAACACTAGCAGCCTGGCAGAGGCTCATGACCAGACTCTGAGGGAGATCATGGATCAGCAGAGGGACTTCGGCAACCTCACATCTACAAAGTTTGACCGCCTAGAGGTGCGACTGGATGAGTCGGAGCAGAGTATTGATCGTGTGACCGGCAACATCAGCTTCACCACACAGCTTCTTGGTGCAATCAATCTAAACCTGAATGATTTACGCACATGTTCAGAGACAGTTGGCCGTCATTCAGACTTCCTGCTAAACCTCAACAACAGCATGGCTGACGTGAGGACAGACGCAACGAGTCTGAGGTCACAGCAGGAAGAGCTGGCAGCGCGTATGGACAAGGAGGTCAcaagcctctctattgtcatggaGGAGATGAAGCTGGTGGACACCAAGCATTCACAACTAATAACCAACTTTACTATTTTAAAGG GTCCCCCTGGTCCCAGAGGGCCAAGAGGGGACAAAGGACCTCAGGGACTACCTGGTCAGTCAGGCCagaagggagagaaaggagacaAGGGAGCTCCTGGGATCCGAGGACCTAGAGGAGAGCAGGGTAGTCCAGGACCACCGGGCCTTCCAGGGTTAAAGGGTCTCCCAGGCATACCTGGCAGCACCGGGTCAAAGGGCCCTAGAGggtcaggaggcagagctggaCCACCTGGTACTAAAGGAGAACCAGGTAGTGCTGGTTTGCCTGGAAGAGATGGACAACCTGGTCCTCAGGGTGTACAGGGCCCACCAGGTATCCGTGGCCCAATTGGACCACCTGGAGAGCAAGGACCAAGGGGACTGCCAGGACCAGTAGGGCCCTCAGGGCCAGTAGGACCACCCGGACAACCAGGACTACCAATCCGGGTCCCTGCAGTTCCTTTTGGACCTGTGTCTCTGCAGGATGAGGCAGTGGGTCCTACCATATGGGCTCCAG GATGCCCTGCTGAATGGCTAAACTACAAAGACAAGTGCTATTTTTTCTCCAAAGACCTGCAGAGCTTTGATCATGCAAAGACAACCTGTGAATCAATGTCTGGTTCATTATTAATCATCAACGACATGGAGGAACAG AAATGGCTGAAGAGGCAGATCTTTGGCAAAGGTTACTTCTGGATGGGTCTGACCGACAGGCAAGAGGAGCGCACGTGGCACTGGCTGGATGGGACTGAACCTACTTTCAC GAAATGGAAGCCAGGTCAGCCCGACAACTGGGGCCACGGCCATGAAGAAGGAGAAGACTGCGCGGGTCTCACCCACGAAGCGCTATGGAACGATTTCTCCTGTGAAGATCTCATAAGCTACATCTGCGAGAAGGAAATGGAGACCT CAAGATCACCTGGATCATAG